From Pseudarthrobacter equi, a single genomic window includes:
- a CDS encoding MFS transporter, whose product MTMPQQKNQPTARAADDAPVAAPDSRAATRGIVAATIGNALEWFDIAIYALLAIYIGRNFFPSSDPGVELIQAFAVFGVSYLIRPLGGLVLGSFADRHGLKKGLTVTIRLMVLGTALLAFMPNYGTIGILAPIGIVLARLIQGFSAGGEFGAATAYLIAQNGKRKGFLGSFQFASQGLGSLIAAIFVAVLTTVLTDAQMTEWGWRIPFLFGLLVGPAGFLIRREMKEVPVQRGAAEQKHSPIRDVFATQKTGILLAGGALAVSTALNFILQYMPTFAIKELGLEPGISFTSLIITGVILTFGTPVVGHLSDKYGRLNIMVPTVVVLLLAVVPLFMWVISAKSFLVLALVMTILGLLKAAYFGALPSVMSDSFDVRTRATGLSFSYNTAVVAFGGFTPMIAAFLVQQTGQAVAPGYYLAVVAIISLVALAAGVKLRGIR is encoded by the coding sequence ATGACCATGCCCCAGCAAAAGAACCAGCCCACGGCCCGCGCTGCCGACGATGCGCCGGTCGCAGCGCCCGATTCCCGGGCGGCCACCCGGGGGATCGTTGCCGCCACCATCGGTAACGCCCTCGAATGGTTCGACATTGCCATCTACGCCCTGCTGGCCATCTACATCGGCCGGAACTTCTTCCCCAGCAGTGATCCCGGCGTCGAACTTATCCAGGCGTTTGCCGTGTTCGGCGTCTCCTACCTCATCCGTCCTTTGGGCGGACTGGTGCTGGGCTCGTTCGCGGACCGCCATGGGCTGAAGAAAGGCCTGACTGTCACCATCCGGCTGATGGTCCTGGGCACCGCGTTGCTGGCCTTCATGCCGAACTACGGCACCATCGGGATCCTGGCCCCCATCGGCATTGTCCTGGCGCGGCTAATCCAGGGCTTCTCCGCCGGTGGCGAGTTCGGCGCCGCCACCGCCTACCTCATCGCCCAGAACGGCAAACGCAAAGGCTTCCTGGGCAGCTTCCAGTTCGCCAGCCAGGGGCTGGGAAGCCTGATCGCAGCGATCTTTGTCGCCGTCCTGACAACGGTCCTGACCGATGCGCAGATGACCGAATGGGGCTGGCGGATTCCCTTCCTCTTCGGATTGCTGGTGGGACCGGCCGGATTCCTGATCCGCAGGGAGATGAAGGAAGTGCCCGTCCAGCGGGGCGCTGCGGAGCAGAAGCATTCCCCCATCCGGGACGTGTTCGCCACGCAGAAGACGGGAATACTGCTGGCCGGTGGTGCGCTGGCGGTATCAACGGCGCTCAACTTCATCCTGCAGTACATGCCAACCTTCGCCATCAAGGAACTGGGGCTCGAGCCGGGTATCTCGTTCACCTCGCTGATCATTACCGGCGTCATCCTGACCTTCGGAACACCGGTGGTGGGGCACCTCTCGGACAAGTACGGCCGGCTCAACATCATGGTGCCCACCGTGGTGGTCCTGCTGCTCGCCGTCGTACCTCTCTTCATGTGGGTCATCAGCGCGAAGTCCTTCCTGGTGCTGGCACTGGTGATGACCATTCTTGGCCTGCTCAAGGCGGCCTATTTCGGCGCGCTGCCCTCCGTCATGTCGGATTCCTTCGACGTCAGGACCCGCGCAACAGGGTTGTCCTTCAGCTACAACACGGCCGTGGTGGCCTTCGGCGGATTCACGCCAATGATTGCCGCGTTCCTGGTGCAGCAGACGGGGCAGGCCGTGGCGCCGGGCTACTACCTGGCCGTAGTGGCCATCATCAGCCTCGTTGCACTCGCTGCCGGCGTGAAACTCCGCGGCATCCGGTAG
- a CDS encoding M20 family metallopeptidase, producing the protein MQERTGLLATAAEFVDSGRFREDLARLVSYPTESFSPQGRVALKSYLDDVVEPAFREMGCTVNRFDAWRGGANSFLVATRHEDPELPTVLCYGHADVTDGQAGEWSAGRSPWALSDEGDRWYGRGAADNKGQHWINIVSLRLLLEQQGRLGFNLVFLLEGAEEIGSPDLADFAAEHHDLLRADVFIGSDGPRLAAESPTVFLGARGGVSFELIADLRAGSYHSGNWGGLLRNPATTVAAAVASLVDGHGTIQLPELLPAGIPDSVAAALDVLDLLPNPGDPRTDPAWGDRTLSPAERLYAWNTLEVLALGAGNPDKPVNAIPGTARAALQLRFVPGTDVDNLEAAIRKHLDSAGFGMVELKMGTSFAASRIDPDNPWVAWAANSLAASTGREATVLPNIGGSLPSYVFADALGLPTLWIPHSHPGCQQHAPDEHLLVEVAREGLQIASGLFFDLANSHSPASTGADQPSLTVSSVS; encoded by the coding sequence ATGCAGGAACGCACGGGACTATTGGCCACAGCAGCGGAGTTTGTGGACTCCGGCCGCTTCCGGGAGGATTTGGCCCGGCTGGTCTCCTACCCGACGGAAAGTTTCAGCCCGCAGGGACGCGTTGCACTGAAGTCATACCTTGATGATGTTGTTGAGCCCGCGTTCCGCGAGATGGGCTGCACCGTAAACCGGTTCGACGCCTGGCGGGGCGGCGCCAACTCCTTCCTGGTGGCCACCCGGCACGAGGATCCAGAGTTGCCCACCGTTCTTTGCTACGGCCACGCCGATGTCACCGACGGCCAGGCCGGAGAGTGGAGTGCGGGCCGCAGCCCCTGGGCGCTCAGCGACGAGGGTGACCGCTGGTACGGCCGCGGCGCCGCCGACAATAAAGGCCAGCACTGGATCAACATCGTCTCGCTCCGGCTGCTGCTCGAACAGCAGGGCCGCCTCGGCTTCAACCTGGTGTTCCTGCTGGAAGGGGCGGAGGAGATCGGTTCCCCGGACCTCGCCGACTTTGCGGCCGAACACCACGACCTGCTCCGGGCCGACGTCTTTATCGGCTCCGACGGCCCCCGCCTCGCCGCCGAAAGCCCCACGGTCTTCCTGGGTGCACGCGGCGGCGTCAGCTTCGAACTGATTGCCGATCTGCGCGCCGGCTCGTACCACTCAGGAAACTGGGGCGGGCTCCTGCGGAACCCGGCCACCACGGTGGCAGCCGCCGTCGCGTCCCTGGTTGACGGGCACGGCACCATCCAGCTGCCCGAACTGCTTCCGGCCGGTATCCCGGACTCCGTCGCCGCTGCGCTGGACGTACTGGACCTGCTGCCGAATCCCGGCGACCCCCGGACGGACCCGGCCTGGGGAGACCGGACCCTCAGCCCGGCCGAGCGCCTCTACGCCTGGAACACCCTCGAGGTACTGGCACTGGGGGCGGGCAACCCGGACAAGCCCGTCAACGCCATTCCCGGGACCGCGCGGGCCGCACTGCAGTTGCGGTTCGTGCCGGGCACGGACGTGGACAACCTTGAAGCGGCCATCCGCAAGCACCTGGACTCGGCGGGTTTCGGCATGGTGGAGCTAAAGATGGGCACCTCGTTCGCCGCCAGCCGCATCGATCCGGACAATCCCTGGGTGGCCTGGGCCGCAAACTCACTGGCAGCAAGCACCGGCCGCGAGGCCACCGTCCTGCCCAACATCGGCGGCTCGCTTCCCAGCTACGTCTTCGCAGATGCCCTGGGCCTTCCAACCCTCTGGATCCCGCACTCCCACCCGGGGTGCCAGCAGCATGCCCCGGACGAACACCTCCTGGTGGAGGTGGCCCGGGAAGGCCTGCAGATCGCCAGCGGCCTGTTCTTCGACCTCGCCAATTCACACAGCCCCGCGTCCACCGGCGCGGACCAGCCCTCCCTGACCGTCAGCTCCGTATCCTGA
- a CDS encoding LysR family transcriptional regulator: MLTPALLYFDAVAQEGTLTEAATKLHVSASAISRQINKLETSLGMPLFHRHARGVELTEAGRLLLAYVRRAEAEGAAVREELLVSMQRKTRTLRVACAEGFARVWVPSAIAGLSRQHDDVEFHLDVVSSSEGTRRVAEGEADVAVVFSLGPQSKVTVEHSTPTPVAFALVSPDHPLAAQQTTTLKDLCRYKLAVTAPGSSQRELFDLAMQIEGLTPSITLQSDHINPVIQFARSGVGVSLVGGLSLDRRDREELVAVHLDHPVLRQRHGQIQTMTGRAQPAILTAFVDALIDALELLA, encoded by the coding sequence ATGCTGACTCCGGCGCTGCTGTACTTCGACGCCGTTGCGCAGGAAGGCACGCTCACCGAGGCCGCAACAAAGCTGCACGTGTCCGCGTCCGCCATCAGCCGCCAGATCAACAAGCTGGAAACCTCGCTGGGCATGCCGCTGTTCCACCGGCATGCCCGGGGCGTGGAACTGACGGAGGCGGGAAGGCTCCTGCTGGCTTACGTGCGGCGGGCAGAGGCGGAAGGTGCCGCGGTCCGGGAGGAACTGCTGGTCTCCATGCAGCGGAAGACGAGGACCTTGCGGGTGGCCTGCGCGGAAGGCTTCGCCAGGGTGTGGGTCCCCTCGGCGATCGCCGGCCTCAGCCGCCAGCATGACGACGTCGAGTTCCATCTCGACGTCGTCTCCTCCTCCGAAGGGACCCGCCGCGTGGCGGAGGGCGAGGCCGACGTCGCCGTGGTGTTCTCGCTGGGCCCGCAGTCGAAGGTGACCGTGGAACACTCCACGCCAACCCCTGTGGCCTTCGCGCTGGTGTCCCCGGACCACCCGCTCGCCGCGCAGCAGACCACCACCCTGAAGGACCTGTGCCGCTACAAGCTGGCGGTCACGGCGCCCGGTTCAAGCCAGCGGGAGTTGTTCGACCTCGCCATGCAGATCGAGGGCCTCACCCCGTCGATCACGCTGCAGTCGGACCACATCAACCCGGTGATCCAGTTTGCCCGGTCCGGCGTTGGCGTTTCGCTGGTGGGCGGCCTCTCCCTGGACCGGCGGGACCGCGAGGAACTGGTGGCGGTTCATCTGGACCATCCGGTGTTGCGGCAACGGCACGGGCAGATCCAGACCATGACCGGCCGTGCCCAGCCCGCCATCCTCACCGCGTTCGTGGATGCGCTCATCGACGCTCTGGAGCTGCTCGCCTGA